The sequence below is a genomic window from Methylotuvimicrobium alcaliphilum 20Z.
CGGCAACCGCTCATACCAGTTGCCCATTCCTATAGTCGGCCATGGCCTGCTCGATTTCTTCTCGCGTGTTCATCACGAAAGGCCCGTACTGAGCGATCGGCTCTCCTATCGGCCGGCCGGCCAACAGCAAGAATGCCGCTGCGTGCTCTTCAGCCAAGATTTCATTCCGGTCGCCATCGGAAAGAACCCCGGCACTGTGCGATGCCAGGATACGCCTATTTGCCGCAGGTCCTATTGCCAATGTGCCCTCATAGGGATACCTGATTAGCAAGATGCTTCAGCTTGCCGAAGCCAAGTGTCCGAGCGGGGTCCAGTCGTAGCCGCTGCCACGATAAGGCGCGTAGTAATGGTATCGAGTTGGAAGCGCCGGTTAAAGCGGTACGCGAACGCACCTAAGTAACTGGTGCCGTATTTTGCGAAATCGAAAGCATGGTAGGCGCCGCCTAGACTGGTTTTGAGATTGCCCAGTACCGTATTGATCCAACAGAACTCCGGCAGGTCTTTGGGTTTCCGGCCACCGGCGACGGTTACCTGGTGTTGACAATCGGCATCGGTCACGCCGGCAAAACAGGCCAAGCCGCCGGACCGCACGACACAACAGGGGCTAAGATCACCTTGTGCCCAATTGGCAATGGCTTTACGGGTAAAACCCGGAATCGGCGCCATTTTGATAAACCTCGGCTGTCCCTCGGGGCTGAGCGAGAGCGCCGCGACAAATGGCACCTTATTCTCAGAGCCGCGCCCGGCCTTACCGCCAGCCAATTCGCCACCGAGATAGGCATCGTCCACCTGGACGTCGCCACTCAAGGTATACCGGGCATCCCGTTCGACCATCGCTTGCATCAGTTTCTGTTGGATCAGCCAAGCGGTAAGATAACTGACACCCAACTGCCGTTTCAAAGCGAGGGCGGACAAGCCGGTCTTGGCCTGGCTGATCAAGTAGATCGCCAGAAACCAGATCGTCAGTTTAAGGTGGGTGCTCTGGAATAGAGTGCCCGCAATCAGCGATGTCTGTAATCGGCAGGACCGGCATTGGAAGGTTTTGCGTCCACCTGATTTAAGCACATAGTGTTCGGCATGACCGCAGTCGGGGCAGCGAAAGCCTTGGGGCCAGCGGGACTGTTCCAAACTGTCTTCACATTGCGCTTCGGTGCCGAATTGCGCTAAAAAAGCAGGCAGTGACAGGCCTGCTTGAAACTGGATTTTATTCATGGCCATGAGCTGGACTCCTGGGTAATTAAGTGGCCAGTATGCGCCTTCTAGCCAAGAATATTCTGGTTTTTGGGCTTTAGCTGAAGAAGCTTGCTAATCAGGTTCTCTGATGGGTCGGCCAATGATGAAAACCCTTGGGGTTGAGATCTTGTTCACCCAGCATGTTATTGAGTATGATGCCGGTCCCCGGG
It includes:
- a CDS encoding pirin-like C-terminal cupin domain-containing protein, with the protein product MLIRYPYEGTLAIGPAANRRILASHSAGVLSDGDRNEILAEEHAAAFLLLAGRPIGEPIAQYGPFVMNTREEIEQAMADYRNGQLV
- a CDS encoding IS1595 family transposase, with translation MAMNKIQFQAGLSLPAFLAQFGTEAQCEDSLEQSRWPQGFRCPDCGHAEHYVLKSGGRKTFQCRSCRLQTSLIAGTLFQSTHLKLTIWFLAIYLISQAKTGLSALALKRQLGVSYLTAWLIQQKLMQAMVERDARYTLSGDVQVDDAYLGGELAGGKAGRGSENKVPFVAALSLSPEGQPRFIKMAPIPGFTRKAIANWAQGDLSPCCVVRSGGLACFAGVTDADCQHQVTVAGGRKPKDLPEFCWINTVLGNLKTSLGGAYHAFDFAKYGTSYLGAFAYRFNRRFQLDTITTRLIVAAATTGPRSDTWLRQAEASC